In Alloyangia pacifica, the following proteins share a genomic window:
- the parA gene encoding ParA family partition ATPase: protein MTGSVITVAQQKGGSGKTTLSANLAIGFLAQGKSVALVDIDPQGSLGRWFMTRLERDPGALGTLEFATSSAWGVTYECRKLAASHDVVIVDTPPKADSDLRPALRAADLVVVPVSMSHLDLWATEGVLDLARRENRAALVVLNRTRPGTRLSGEIAEAVQAMEVPIAAAQLANRVGYAEAFGRGQSAAEGRKTPARAEIAALTAEVAEALANG, encoded by the coding sequence ATGACCGGATCGGTGATCACCGTCGCGCAGCAGAAGGGGGGCTCGGGCAAGACCACGCTCTCGGCCAATCTCGCCATCGGCTTCCTTGCGCAGGGCAAATCCGTGGCCTTGGTCGACATTGACCCGCAGGGCAGCCTCGGGCGCTGGTTCATGACCCGGCTGGAGCGCGACCCCGGCGCGCTCGGGACATTGGAGTTTGCCACGTCTTCGGCCTGGGGGGTGACTTACGAATGCCGCAAGCTGGCGGCGAGCCACGACGTGGTGATCGTCGACACACCGCCAAAGGCCGACAGCGATCTGCGCCCGGCGCTGCGCGCCGCCGACCTGGTGGTGGTGCCCGTTTCGATGAGCCATCTCGACCTCTGGGCCACCGAGGGGGTGCTCGACCTCGCCCGCCGGGAGAATCGCGCAGCGCTCGTGGTGCTCAACCGCACCCGGCCCGGCACCCGCCTGTCGGGCGAGATCGCCGAGGCTGTGCAGGCGATGGAAGTGCCCATCGCCGCCGCGCAGCTGGCCAACCGGGTGGGCTATGCCGAGGCCTTCGGCCGCGGCCAGAGCGCCGCCGAGGGCCGCAAGACCCCGGCCCGCGCCGAGATCGCCGCCCTGACCGCAGAGGTGGCGGAGGCGCTGGCAAACGGGTAA
- the fsa gene encoding fructose-6-phosphate aldolase, with amino-acid sequence MKFFVDTADVDAIRELHELGMVDGVTTNPSLIAKSGRDILEVTKEICELVPGPVSAEVVAIDAEAMIEEGRKLAEIAPNIAVKVPLTWDGLKACKVLSEEGNMVNVTLCFSANQALLAAKAGATFISPFIGRLDDLNLDGLQLIADIRAIYDNYGYETQVLAASIRSANHMSECAKIGADVCTAPPSVIKAMANHVLTDKGLSAFLADAEKAGIKIV; translated from the coding sequence ATGAAATTCTTTGTCGATACCGCTGACGTGGACGCAATCCGCGAGCTTCACGAGCTCGGCATGGTGGATGGCGTCACCACCAACCCCTCTCTGATCGCCAAGTCCGGCCGTGACATCCTCGAGGTCACCAAGGAAATCTGCGAACTGGTCCCTGGCCCGGTCTCTGCGGAAGTGGTCGCAATCGACGCCGAGGCGATGATCGAGGAAGGCCGCAAGCTGGCCGAGATCGCGCCGAACATCGCCGTGAAGGTGCCGCTGACCTGGGACGGGCTCAAGGCCTGCAAGGTGCTCTCGGAAGAGGGCAACATGGTCAACGTGACGCTCTGCTTCTCGGCCAACCAGGCGCTGCTCGCCGCCAAGGCCGGCGCGACCTTCATCTCGCCGTTCATCGGCCGCCTCGATGACCTGAACCTCGACGGTCTGCAGCTGATCGCCGACATCCGCGCGATCTATGACAACTACGGCTACGAGACCCAGGTGCTGGCCGCCTCGATCCGCTCGGCCAACCACATGTCGGAATGTGCCAAGATCGGTGCCGACGTCTGCACCGCGCCGCCCTCGGTGATCAAGGCCATGGCGAACCACGTGCTGACCGACAAGGGCCTCTCCGCCTTCCTCGCGGACGCCGAGAAGGCCGGAATCAAGATCGTCTGA
- a CDS encoding right-handed parallel beta-helix repeat-containing protein, with product MNIAVTDGVVLTPTPFSEGLGVWSRGDGRPGSDTYASYPSAAFVPADADFGGCLELQKAEPTQKLRYMGQTPILPGVYLRITARVKAVSGNLPSVRIAGWAGSGSDVEVTGLPMLGPSVALTSYSEVVEVSAIVGTGSRGGVDMVWGMAPSYGHFGLDLTGLSGGVVRIDDLRIEDVTGDFLRGMMASVDVRDYGARGDGSTDDSAAFEAADAAADGRQIVVPAGTYRLASSVTLENPVRFEGQVSMPASAILSLTRDFHFPAYLAAFGGDEALALAKGLQSLLNNADHESFDLCGRRVSLSAPLDVRAAVNNRDTYSQRRVLRNGQLRAEAGGGWDPASVTGTATYAAANPWQLTNVSNIANIEVGSLVTGAGVGREIYVKDKNVGAATITLSQPLSDAIGTQGYTFTRFRYLLDFSGFTKLEKFEIEGVEFQCSEVASGVMLPPAGTVNVIRSCVFNRPGHRGITSPGDGCQGLLVDHNQFLSAEADLATTSRQSVAINTNANDVKIRNNRASQFRHFAVVSGAHAVISGNHFFQGDDSGAGIRSAGIVLCLRACNTTITGNYIDNCFIEWTNEREPEPDFTGGFGFAGLSLTGNVMLCSDVAEWFSFLVVKPYGTGHMVNGLTLSGNLFRCVGGTIVRVDRVDTSFASLNLNAMRRVFFGANTFHNVELQTENPLQVAHAQNSHASTWVVETGNRLPFGGQAREVQSLVLRSRPRDAGDASTFVTPYAVTEGGSAKDEVHVVWPEPVRGDLTMMVRMDY from the coding sequence ATGAACATTGCGGTGACCGACGGGGTGGTGCTGACCCCCACGCCATTTTCCGAAGGGCTGGGTGTCTGGTCGCGGGGTGACGGGCGGCCCGGATCGGACACCTATGCCTCCTATCCCTCGGCGGCCTTCGTCCCGGCGGATGCGGATTTCGGTGGCTGTCTCGAACTGCAGAAGGCCGAGCCGACGCAGAAGCTGCGCTACATGGGGCAGACGCCGATCCTACCCGGGGTCTACCTGCGGATCACTGCACGGGTGAAGGCGGTCTCGGGCAACCTGCCCTCGGTGCGCATCGCAGGCTGGGCGGGCAGCGGCAGCGATGTCGAGGTGACCGGCCTGCCGATGCTTGGGCCTTCGGTCGCGCTGACCAGCTACAGCGAGGTGGTCGAGGTCTCGGCCATTGTCGGAACCGGATCACGCGGCGGCGTCGACATGGTCTGGGGCATGGCGCCAAGCTATGGCCACTTCGGGCTCGACCTGACCGGGCTCAGCGGCGGGGTGGTGCGGATCGACGATCTTCGGATCGAGGATGTGACCGGGGACTTCCTGCGCGGCATGATGGCCAGCGTCGATGTGCGGGACTACGGCGCACGCGGCGATGGCAGCACCGACGACAGCGCGGCCTTCGAGGCTGCCGACGCCGCGGCCGACGGGCGGCAGATCGTGGTGCCCGCGGGGACCTACCGGCTTGCCAGCTCGGTGACGCTGGAGAACCCAGTGCGTTTCGAGGGGCAGGTGAGCATGCCGGCCTCGGCGATCCTGTCGTTGACCCGGGACTTCCACTTCCCTGCCTATCTCGCGGCCTTCGGCGGGGACGAGGCGCTTGCGCTGGCCAAGGGGCTGCAGTCGCTGCTCAACAACGCCGACCACGAAAGTTTCGATCTCTGCGGGCGACGGGTGTCGCTGAGCGCGCCGCTCGACGTGCGGGCGGCAGTCAACAATCGCGACACCTATTCCCAGCGCCGGGTTCTGCGCAACGGTCAGCTCCGTGCCGAGGCGGGCGGAGGCTGGGACCCGGCCAGCGTCACCGGAACCGCGACCTACGCGGCCGCCAACCCCTGGCAGCTGACCAATGTGTCGAACATCGCAAATATCGAGGTGGGCAGCCTGGTGACCGGCGCCGGGGTGGGGCGCGAGATCTACGTGAAGGACAAGAACGTCGGCGCCGCGACGATCACCCTGTCGCAGCCGCTCTCGGACGCGATCGGCACGCAGGGTTATACCTTCACCCGCTTCCGCTACCTGCTCGATTTCTCGGGCTTCACCAAGCTCGAGAAATTCGAGATCGAGGGCGTGGAATTCCAGTGCTCCGAAGTGGCGAGCGGGGTGATGCTGCCGCCCGCAGGCACGGTCAACGTCATCCGCAGTTGCGTCTTCAACCGTCCCGGTCACCGAGGCATCACCTCGCCGGGCGACGGCTGTCAGGGGCTGCTGGTCGATCACAACCAGTTCCTGAGCGCCGAGGCCGATCTTGCCACCACGAGCCGCCAGTCAGTGGCGATCAACACCAACGCCAACGACGTGAAGATCCGCAACAATCGCGCCTCGCAGTTCCGCCATTTCGCGGTGGTTTCGGGGGCGCATGCGGTGATCTCGGGCAATCATTTCTTCCAGGGCGACGACAGCGGCGCGGGCATTCGCTCGGCGGGGATTGTGCTTTGCCTGCGCGCCTGCAACACGACGATCACCGGAAATTACATCGACAACTGCTTTATCGAATGGACCAACGAGCGCGAGCCGGAGCCCGATTTTACCGGCGGCTTCGGTTTCGCGGGCCTGTCGCTGACCGGCAATGTCATGCTCTGCTCGGATGTCGCCGAGTGGTTCTCCTTTCTGGTGGTGAAGCCCTATGGCACAGGCCACATGGTCAACGGGCTCACCCTGTCGGGGAACCTCTTTCGCTGCGTCGGCGGGACGATCGTGCGGGTGGACCGGGTCGACACTTCCTTCGCATCCTTGAACCTGAATGCGATGCGGCGGGTTTTCTTCGGCGCGAACACCTTTCACAATGTCGAGCTGCAGACCGAGAACCCGCTGCAGGTCGCCCATGCGCAGAACAGCCACGCAAGCACATGGGTCGTCGAAACCGGCAACCGGCTACCCTTTGGCGGGCAGGCGCGCGAGGTGCAGAGCCTCGTGCTGCGCTCGCGCCCGCGCGATGCGGGCGATGCCAGCACCTTTGTCACCCCCTATGCCGTCACCGAGGGCGGCAGCGCAAAGGACGAGGTGCATGTGGTCTGGCCCGAGCCGGTGCGGGGCGATCTGACGATGATGGTGCGGATGGACTACTGA
- a CDS encoding lysine--tRNA ligase: MSELRDAAMSSKAWPFEEARRVLKRYEKTPPEKGYVLFETGYGPSGLPHIGTFGEVARTTMIRRAFEVISDIPTRLICFSDDMDGMRKVPENVPNQALLQENLQRPLTSVPDPFEEFESFGHHNNAMLRRFLDTFGFEYEFYSATDFYKSGQFDEILLRCCERYDDLMKIMLKSLREERASTYSIFLPIHPETGRVLYVPVKHVDAAEGTITFDDDDGKEWTVPVTGGNVKLQWKPDFGARWAALGVDFEMYGKDHSTNTPIYDGICRTLGVRAPEHFTYELFLDENGEKISKSKGNGLSIDEWLTYASSESLSYFMFQKPKTAKRLWWDVIPKAMDEYHQQLRAYPTQDVKARLANPVWHIHGGDVPESKMVVPFSMLLNLASAAGAEDKDAMWGFIRRYAPDAAPKTHPDLDAAAGFAVRYFNDFVKPTKQFRAPTDQERVAMEDLATQLEGYEGAVDDESLQTLVFSVGKEHGFENLRAWFQALYEVLLGQSQGPRFGGFIALYGVTETAALIRKGLAGELG; the protein is encoded by the coding sequence ATGTCCGAACTGCGCGACGCAGCAATGAGCTCGAAGGCCTGGCCCTTTGAAGAGGCGCGCCGGGTGCTGAAACGCTACGAGAAGACGCCGCCCGAGAAGGGATACGTGCTGTTCGAGACCGGCTACGGTCCGTCGGGGCTGCCGCATATCGGCACCTTCGGCGAGGTTGCGCGCACGACGATGATCCGCCGCGCCTTCGAGGTGATCTCGGACATTCCGACCCGGCTGATCTGTTTCTCGGACGACATGGACGGGATGCGCAAGGTGCCCGAGAACGTGCCGAACCAGGCGCTCTTGCAGGAGAACCTGCAGCGCCCGCTGACCTCGGTGCCGGACCCCTTCGAGGAGTTCGAGAGCTTCGGTCATCACAACAACGCCATGCTGCGCCGCTTCCTCGATACCTTCGGGTTCGAGTACGAGTTCTATTCGGCCACAGATTTCTACAAGTCCGGCCAGTTCGACGAGATCCTGCTGCGCTGCTGCGAGAGATACGATGATCTGATGAAGATCATGCTCAAATCGCTGCGCGAGGAGCGGGCCTCGACCTATTCGATCTTCCTGCCCATCCACCCCGAGACCGGCCGCGTGCTCTATGTGCCGGTGAAGCACGTCGACGCCGCCGAGGGCACCATCACCTTTGACGATGACGACGGCAAGGAGTGGACGGTCCCGGTGACCGGCGGCAACGTGAAGCTGCAGTGGAAGCCCGACTTCGGCGCCCGCTGGGCGGCGCTCGGCGTCGACTTCGAGATGTACGGCAAGGATCACTCGACCAACACGCCGATCTACGACGGCATCTGCCGCACGCTCGGCGTGCGCGCGCCCGAGCATTTCACCTACGAGCTCTTCCTCGACGAGAACGGCGAGAAGATCTCGAAATCCAAGGGCAACGGGCTGTCGATCGACGAGTGGCTGACCTATGCCTCTTCGGAGTCGCTGTCCTACTTCATGTTCCAGAAGCCGAAGACCGCGAAGCGGCTCTGGTGGGACGTGATCCCGAAGGCGATGGACGAGTACCACCAGCAGCTCCGCGCCTATCCGACGCAGGACGTAAAAGCGCGGCTCGCCAACCCGGTGTGGCATATCCACGGCGGCGATGTGCCCGAATCGAAGATGGTCGTGCCCTTCTCGATGCTGCTCAACCTCGCCTCGGCCGCAGGTGCCGAGGACAAGGATGCGATGTGGGGCTTCATTCGCCGCTACGCGCCCGACGCCGCGCCGAAGACCCACCCGGATCTCGACGCCGCAGCGGGCTTTGCGGTGCGCTACTTCAACGACTTCGTGAAGCCGACCAAGCAGTTCCGCGCCCCCACCGATCAGGAGCGCGTGGCGATGGAGGATCTCGCGACGCAGCTCGAGGGCTACGAGGGCGCGGTCGACGACGAGTCGCTGCAGACGCTGGTCTTTTCGGTCGGCAAGGAGCACGGCTTCGAGAACCTGCGCGCATGGTTCCAGGCGCTCTACGAGGTCTTGCTGGGCCAGAGCCAGGGGCCGCGCTTTGGCGGGTTCATCGCGCTTTACGGCGTCACCGAGACCGCCGCACTGATCCGCAAGGGTCTGGCGGGCGAGCTGGGCTGA
- a CDS encoding DUF6206 family protein, translating into MTQMTDHAALAETIRRHQQGQGQPISRLGYFCAPFRPVDGPFADKVVKVYRGLPDGAALERLARAHDAYVAALQKTGVPLPQTEFLLMETGQGRVPVILQEALPESALMRPRMQREDLASTLAMMESAGQVIAQFWNNADQIEGRIGFHPSIRNFAVVEGQAIFYDTFPPLIGYSRDEMGELLLQFSEKRLMRWVGPFLKSKVTGIQDEWYSAPETLVGLVGSACRLRPEHADAYLDWGRDFAPRAMPRFAEEALEGLSQPPRLPGYWTGFRKLLGLQGEPNL; encoded by the coding sequence ATGACCCAGATGACCGATCACGCCGCGCTCGCCGAGACCATCCGCCGCCACCAGCAGGGGCAGGGTCAGCCGATCTCGCGCCTTGGGTATTTCTGCGCCCCCTTCCGGCCGGTGGACGGCCCCTTCGCCGACAAGGTGGTCAAGGTCTACCGGGGCCTGCCCGACGGCGCGGCGCTGGAGCGGCTGGCACGGGCGCATGATGCCTATGTCGCAGCGCTGCAGAAAACCGGCGTGCCGCTGCCGCAGACCGAGTTCCTGCTGATGGAAACCGGGCAGGGCCGGGTGCCGGTGATCCTGCAGGAGGCGCTGCCCGAGAGCGCGCTGATGCGCCCGCGCATGCAGCGCGAGGATCTGGCCTCGACGCTGGCGATGATGGAAAGCGCCGGGCAGGTGATCGCGCAGTTCTGGAACAACGCCGACCAGATCGAGGGCCGCATCGGCTTCCATCCCTCGATCCGCAACTTCGCGGTGGTGGAGGGGCAGGCGATCTTCTACGACACCTTCCCGCCGCTGATCGGCTACAGCCGCGACGAGATGGGCGAGCTGCTGCTGCAGTTCTCAGAAAAGCGCCTGATGCGCTGGGTCGGGCCTTTCCTCAAGTCCAAGGTGACCGGCATCCAGGATGAATGGTACTCGGCCCCCGAGACGCTCGTCGGCCTCGTCGGCTCGGCCTGCCGGCTGCGCCCCGAGCACGCCGATGCCTATCTCGACTGGGGCCGCGACTTCGCCCCGCGCGCCATGCCGCGCTTCGCCGAGGAGGCGCTCGAAGGGCTGTCGCAGCCGCCGCGCCTGCCGGGTTACTGGACCGGCTTCCGCAAGCTGCTGGGCCTGCAGGGCGAGCCCAACCTCTGA
- a CDS encoding nicotinate-nucleotide adenylyltransferase yields the protein MLWNAHQTGFHLAPGQRIGLLGGSFDPPHEGHVRITLEALKRFRLDRVLWLVSPGNPLKPKGPAPLEARIAAARDLMQHPRVRISGFEALAGTRHTARTLELLQKRHPGVRFVWLMGADNLAQLHRWEDWREIMRRVPVGVLARPGSRLAAQGSVAASVFRHARLPSSAASLLPLSAPPSWCFVNLPMSDLSSTALRARAPRRASAEPAEM from the coding sequence ATGCTCTGGAATGCGCATCAGACCGGGTTTCATCTGGCACCCGGGCAGAGGATCGGATTGCTCGGCGGATCGTTCGACCCGCCGCACGAGGGCCATGTCCGCATCACCCTCGAGGCGCTGAAACGCTTCCGGCTCGACCGCGTGCTCTGGTTGGTCAGTCCTGGCAACCCGCTGAAACCAAAGGGCCCCGCGCCGCTCGAGGCGCGCATCGCCGCCGCCCGCGATCTGATGCAGCATCCGCGGGTGCGCATCAGCGGCTTCGAGGCTCTGGCCGGCACCCGTCACACCGCCCGCACCTTGGAGCTGCTGCAGAAGCGCCACCCCGGCGTGCGCTTCGTCTGGCTGATGGGGGCGGACAACCTTGCACAGCTGCATCGCTGGGAGGACTGGCGCGAGATCATGCGCCGCGTGCCCGTGGGCGTGCTGGCGCGCCCCGGCAGCCGGCTTGCCGCGCAGGGCTCGGTGGCGGCCTCGGTCTTCCGCCACGCCCGTCTGCCGAGCAGCGCCGCGTCGCTGCTGCCGCTCAGCGCGCCGCCAAGCTGGTGCTTCGTCAACCTGCCGATGTCAGATCTCAGCTCGACCGCCCTGCGGGCGCGTGCACCGCGACGAGCGAGCGCGGAACCGGCGGAAATGTGA
- the dacB gene encoding D-alanyl-D-alanine carboxypeptidase/D-alanyl-D-alanine endopeptidase has translation MNRGLSRRHFLLSLAASGLASAAAPTLAEAPERSLRPLGRGDNVALRTLDTPEELIAKARLGDGIVGYAVLSAATGKLLESHRGTLGLPPASVAKSLTAAYGLDLLGPDYRFSTELWTTGAIVGGELKGDLVLVGGGDPTLDTDGLAKLARSLEEVGIKSITGRFIVDGGVLPYSPVIDTEQPVHVAYNPAVAGINLNYNRVSFEWEKAGDGYEVSMDAPSMAGRQAVRMAHMAVADRNGPIYTYDDLNGRDAWSVAKHALGKGGSRWLPVRKPELYVGEVFQALAGSKGLQLPEPVIEHGVERVDFIGRVESEPLHVVLKDMLKYSTNLTAELVGLTATRKRLGHALSIKQSAEEMNTWARESMGLTHVAMVDHSGLGGDSRVAAADVALAVLQAERRLNLKPLMKPITVLDKRGRPVKDTSLKVHAKTGTLNFVSGLAGYVDLPSGEELVFAIFCGDVPRRDAIPIEARERPPGMMEWNTRAKMLQQDLIRRWGDLFPEGKGLEAVGLPGVTPTTQTSSGAMAFTGTAEP, from the coding sequence ATGAACCGCGGTCTCTCTCGTCGTCACTTCCTGCTCTCCCTTGCTGCATCGGGGCTTGCCTCGGCTGCTGCCCCGACTTTGGCGGAGGCGCCCGAGCGCTCGCTGAGGCCGCTGGGGCGCGGCGACAACGTCGCCCTGCGCACCCTCGACACCCCGGAGGAGCTGATCGCCAAGGCGCGGCTCGGTGACGGGATCGTGGGCTATGCCGTGCTCAGCGCCGCAACCGGCAAGCTGCTCGAAAGCCATCGCGGCACGCTCGGCCTTCCGCCGGCCAGCGTCGCCAAGTCGCTGACCGCCGCCTACGGGCTCGACCTGCTGGGGCCGGACTACCGTTTCTCGACCGAACTCTGGACCACCGGCGCCATCGTCGGCGGTGAGCTGAAGGGCGATCTGGTGCTGGTGGGCGGCGGCGATCCTACGCTGGACACCGATGGGCTGGCCAAGCTGGCGCGCAGCCTCGAGGAAGTGGGGATCAAGTCGATCACCGGGCGCTTCATCGTCGACGGTGGCGTGCTGCCCTATTCCCCGGTCATCGACACCGAGCAGCCGGTGCATGTCGCCTACAACCCCGCCGTCGCGGGCATCAACCTCAACTACAACCGAGTCAGCTTCGAGTGGGAGAAGGCCGGCGACGGCTACGAGGTCAGCATGGACGCCCCCTCGATGGCTGGGCGACAGGCGGTGCGCATGGCGCATATGGCGGTCGCCGACCGCAACGGGCCGATCTACACCTATGACGATCTCAACGGCCGCGACGCGTGGAGCGTGGCGAAACATGCGCTCGGCAAGGGGGGCTCGCGCTGGCTGCCGGTGCGCAAGCCCGAGCTCTATGTTGGCGAGGTCTTCCAGGCGCTGGCCGGCTCGAAGGGGCTGCAGCTTCCCGAGCCGGTGATCGAGCACGGGGTCGAGCGGGTGGACTTCATCGGCCGCGTCGAGAGCGAGCCGCTGCACGTCGTGCTCAAGGATATGCTGAAGTACTCGACCAACCTCACCGCCGAGCTGGTGGGGCTGACAGCCACACGCAAGCGGCTCGGTCATGCGTTGTCGATCAAGCAGTCGGCGGAAGAGATGAACACCTGGGCGCGCGAGAGCATGGGGCTGACCCATGTGGCGATGGTCGATCACTCGGGGCTGGGCGGCGACAGCCGTGTGGCCGCAGCGGATGTGGCCTTGGCGGTGCTGCAGGCCGAGCGGCGACTGAATCTGAAGCCGCTGATGAAGCCGATCACCGTGCTCGACAAGCGCGGTCGCCCTGTGAAAGACACCTCGCTCAAGGTCCACGCCAAGACCGGCACGCTCAATTTCGTCAGCGGGCTGGCGGGCTATGTCGATCTGCCGAGCGGCGAGGAGCTTGTCTTTGCGATCTTCTGCGGGGATGTGCCGCGTCGTGACGCGATCCCGATCGAGGCGCGCGAGCGCCCGCCGGGCATGATGGAGTGGAACACCCGCGCCAAGATGCTGCAGCAGGATCTGATCCGGCGCTGGGGCGACCTTTTCCCCGAGGGCAAGGGGCTCGAGGCTGTGGGGCTTCCCGGGGTGACTCCGACCACGCAGACCTCGTCGGGCGCCATGGCCTTCACGGGAACCGCGGAGCCCTGA
- a CDS encoding tellurite resistance TerB family protein, whose product MPDAAPHPMTPQDCLVALMIAVSASDENMRTAELVKIESAVNMLPIFSNYDIDRMRVITDLVFDLFEQEDGLDALFGLLRDNLPERLNETAYALACDVAAADGTLREEELRLLEEIRYELDIDRLHAAAIERGARARHLRA is encoded by the coding sequence GTGCCCGACGCCGCCCCGCACCCGATGACACCGCAAGACTGTCTTGTCGCGCTGATGATCGCCGTCTCGGCCTCTGACGAGAACATGCGCACCGCAGAGCTGGTGAAGATCGAATCCGCCGTCAACATGCTGCCGATCTTCAGCAATTATGACATCGACCGCATGCGGGTGATCACCGATCTGGTGTTCGACCTCTTCGAGCAGGAAGACGGGCTCGACGCGCTCTTCGGCCTGCTGCGCGACAACCTGCCGGAGCGGCTGAACGAGACCGCCTACGCGCTGGCCTGCGACGTGGCCGCCGCAGATGGCACGCTGCGCGAGGAAGAACTGCGGCTGCTCGAGGAAATCCGTTACGAGCTCGACATCGACCGGCTTCATGCCGCCGCCATCGAGCGCGGCGCCCGGGCGCGTCACCTGCGCGCCTGA